The nucleotide sequence CTTGAATTGAAAGTTCCAGATACAGTGGAGTTAAAACCACATATTtaagaaagaatgggatgacAGCCAAACCTTGGGAATGCCGACAGTGTTACGCAGCTCCTCTGTTTTTCCCAGCTTAGAGCCCGAGAAGAGTTCATAAATAAGACAACCTACAAGAACAGAAGTAAAAGTAAAGGCTtcaattcaaaattatattgCGATTGAAAATTAGTTGGCAGGATCTTACCTAAACCCCATGAATCAATGGCCCATGGAGGAGATTTTCTAATGGCAACCCAATCAGACTTCACCATTTCCATTGGCTTATACTGTGTTCCCACTAGCCATTCAAATGGCTGAAACAAGAAAACAAGTTTAGAAAGGATGAAaaggaagcaaaaaaaaactttgggaGTGATGAAAACTACCAGCATAGGTCCACTCGCAGATCCGTTGCTTCCATCAAATTCTGATAGGACATCAAAAGCATGGAGTTTCCAGTCCAAAGTAGGTGTGACAACAACACTCGCCAGACATACATTTCCATGCACCTGTTGAGACAAGGAATCAAAGGCttacataataaatttaatatgttatCTACAATACCAAAACTCTAAATAGCTGAAAGCTATAATGTTATAAGAAGTAAATACTCACAAGTTTGCAGTCATTGTTTAGAAAGCTCACAGCTTTAGTAATCTGGTGTAGCCCCAGTGCAAAATACTCATCCCTAGGCAAACATTTCAATCGCAACAAAATTACAGAAGTCATTAAAATTACCATGTCAATCATATGAAGGTCACGTGAGAAAATCAATCTTAGGAAGATTTGTTTGAAAAGACTACATCCTTGGAAGATTTGTCTAATGCTCATAAGAAGAGAAGAGTTGATACCTCTGTGTTGCTTTCAAGCCAAGCTCCTTTATCTTATCTGAGAGCGGCATAACAGGCTCAGTGACTATGTAGATTGTAACCTTGGAAGTAGAGCCATCATGAGTTTCAACCTCCGTGCTGTGAAGAAACGAAAGTATATTTGGATGCCTCACCTGCAAAAGAATATAGTAGTTGATTAATCTAACAGAAATCCACTTAGCCCGACATTCAGATGAATCAACTCTGACCACATATATGTAAAAATTTCTCACCAAAATATCACCAAAACTAGATTTTTCATTACAGACAACCAACCAAAATGTACCACCAACTTCACTATAGTTTGATGAATTAGAGGTCAAAGTGCTCGAGAGAACCTCTTGTTTGTACAAATCAAGCCTACACCATGTAATGTAATAAGGTAATGAGAACTTACAGTACGAAGGCGCTTAACACCGTTCCTCCCAGCAGCCAAATGCCCATCTTGAGCATTGTTCCCAGACAAAGCAAAGATCGAAACTTGAGATCCATCATCCTGAAAGAAACCAACTTTACAGGATATGAGGAGATGTACCATAACTTACACCACTCAAAAGCGAATCCCATTAAAGCAATTTATAGAATAAGGTAACAATAACAATCAAATAAACTAGATATAATCAATTCAAATCTCAAAACTCAAAGGAAGGAACAGTTATACTCATCTAAGAGTAACACTAAGATACATAGATTAGGAATCACATCATACAGTTCCGAACGTTTCAACTTTGAACCCTTATCACCAGAAAATTCGATTATGCAAACATCAGAATAACAGACCTTGGAGGTGCCACGATAATGAATCCAGGAGCCCCAAGCAGAAGGGTAAGGATCACCTATGTTGTAAGGTAGATCCTTGAGCCCCGTCCCAGATCCACCCACCACTCCTTTCAAAAAATTGAACATCTCTCAATCCAGCAAATTGACGAATGTTGATAGCTTTCAAATGGATCTATATGGAATCAGAAGAAGGACGGAGGAGCCAAAGGAATGAACACGAAGATTCAAACTCTCTTCTTCAACAATCTGCTTGCTGAATCGAGTTTCgtagatttgttttttgatCTTTGATTCGTGGGAACTATTATGATCGATATGAACTGGCGCCACCGCCGTTTTCGTGTTTTGGGTTTACAATTCGTGATGTTTATTTGCTAACAAGACGCCGTGGAGTTTAGACGATCCGTGCTGTTTTTCTATGTGGGCCGAATTGTATAGCCCAAGATCGAGTCATGGTTTGGGTCGTATAGTGTTACTCTCTCGTAGTTAGGTTTTCTACcgttaattctttttttttttttttgaattatacaagAATATCTTAGTCTTCCCACCTAAGTGGATCCTAACTAGCCAATATCCTATGTTATCGGTCTACGTGTCAGTCTCTTGTCCGTGGTGACgccaaaattttagttttataatagCCAGAACTCGAACCCAAATAGCTTTAACGTATTGGGATTCACCCTCAAATTAGTCACTACTATGTCACAAGCCCTAGTTAACTCTTTCCTTTTtgttatttcaatttttcatttttgggttttgaaatgtttaaaacttttcttttaatatcgAAAATAGTCAAGATTCACACTAGATACTAAAAAgatcattttattaaatttcaaaacaGTTGAATAAAAGTTTAGGGTGATTTATATAAGCCCTCAGGATTTTATGATATGAACGAAATTAATGTGTGAAGATATTCAATTTTAGTAAGGATTCGACTAAGAAATGTTTCAGACCCAAAGAAACTTctatttagtttttgttaagaagttttttttttttttttttttttgggcaacgtTAAGAAGTTTACTAAAAGTTCGTAGTTGCTTCAACGCCCATAGAAATGTTTTCACTAGTGTGTCTCCACTTCCTCTTCTTTTTTGTCAAGGAGTGTGTCTCCATTTTAAGAAATAAATGTTTAACAATTTCACATTGAAATCTTAAGTCTTCGCCTAGACTTTTAGGAAAATCTTGaaacaaaatacaaacattaattaattttgttaatcATATATAGAAGACCATGACTTTGTTTTCATCCTTTGGGCAACAAGAAGACCATGACTTGGTCAACATATTACTACCAGTTCGTCTACCGTGTTTAGCCAAACACGATCCCCCCTTGCTATATCGAATTCTCCGACCAGGTCAATGTGTTACCACTAGTTAGATCTTTGGGCAGGGCTTTACTAAACAATTGTTTTATAGTGTTAATGAACAAATTTGTTGTTTAATATTGTGAAATAGCCTAATTAAAAGCTTGTTCATGATTCTTGGACATACTTTACCTGtcgtttaagaaaaaaaaaacattttaacttAACCCCTccaaaataattataagaaaaaaaaatcacaaactttGAATATTCTACATATTCAAAGTTTCGATAGAATTGGAACCAACACCGAAGCTAACTGTTGGCACTAACCATCATTTACGTATCTCTtcgtctatatatatatatatatatatatatatatacatgcgtATGAATAAATTTGAGTTATGTATACTCGTACAAATtagaaaactaaattaaaaatggAAGAGGTAATGTCAATGATCTTCCAAGGATTGAAACTGGTTAAGGAGCTTGAGTCAAGCTTACCGGAAAAGTCACTAGAAGCTCTATCGACCTCCCTCGACGAGATCACGAGGACATTTGGTGATGCAAACGAGCGGCTGAAGATAGTTCTTGAATTCAGAAACTCGGTGGTTGTGTCTTGTTCAGACCAGTTGCTAATGCAGAATGAACCGGGTCTGATGCAAGAGTATTGGTTAAGGTGTGGCGGGTCCACGTCATCTCAGGGAACCGGAGCCGTGACTCAAAGACAGATCATGGCCGTTGAAGATGGCGGAAGAAACTTGACGGCTGTAGAAAGATCAGGCGGCTCCGGTAGCAATCCTTCCACGCCAAGGCAACGCAGAAGGTAAAACCTAAAAAGTAGaattgtataattttttatttggtttatggTATAGAAACGATAAAAGTCAGAGAATGATACCGCAAaatactactccctccgttttttaatataagtcgttttagagaaacttttttgttccaaattatatgtcgttttcggttttctatgtaaaatttattaatagttaatgttgtatgaccaatggtaatatatcttctatttttctattggttgaattgtggttaggtaaataattaatgatgtttttgtttagaaaatataaaaagttaatgattttcttaatctacgtgcatagctgtaaaacgacttatattaaaaaacggagggagtattgaATCAACAAAGTATTGTTTAAAAATACCACAACTTtgaaaattgtttcaaaaatacTACGACGTTTAGGTTTAGTAACGATTGCTAAAATTTTAGCATACTCAAATGATTCATTGCGGTATTTTCGAAAGTTGAAGTTATGTCCAAGTGGGCAAGTATAAGTATAACAAgtctcttttgtttttcattaaGAAGATAAAGCAAGAACATATCTAGCTAAATCTTTCAAGAACTCGATGGttgattattttatgtttatttgcaAACtactaaagaaaataaaatctatgCAGTACGTACCGTATGTACTAACGTGGATTAAGTGAGTTCATATTTAGGAAAAACGAAGGAGGAGAACACGTGGTGTTGGTGGCGGCGTTAAGGACAGGAAACATAAATCTACCACCTGACGATAACCATACTTGGCGTAAATACGGTCAAAAGGAAATTCTCGGTTCGAAGTTTCCTAGGTAAAACTATACGAatagtttaacaaaacaaactttATCAAGTGTTTATATAACCAAGTTTTAGTTTAGTTAACTAACCAAAAAATACACATTTACATCACATCAAGAAGTTGTAATCAGTCTCTTCTGATTCTAATTAGAATGACCAAATAACCATATTATTAAaagttgaaagttgaaacttCGATGTTATAATTAAGTATCGTTCTCTGATTTCGTGTTCAAATGATGCATATCATTACTTTTTCTTAATTCATGGTTATTAACGACTACTTGCTTATTATATCGCTCGAATAGTTTGATATGTCCTAATCATGTACTTAAAGAATGTTGCAGGGCGTACTATAGATGCACCCACCAGAAGTTATACAATTGTCCAGCTAAGAAGCAAGTACAACGCCTCAATGACGATCCCTTCACCTTCCGAGTCAATTACCGTGGTTCACATACTTGCCACATCTACTCAACCGCTCCCACGGCTTCCACCGCTGCCCCCACCACTCCAGTTACAACTAGCTTTTCCCTTGACTACGGTCCTCCTTTCTTCGACATGGCTGATGCTATGATGTTTGGTAGCAGTGGGATTGGGGCCAACATggacatatattctttcaatgATCCAAGTCATCATGATGATCACTGTTACCGGCGGTCGGAAGACGGCGACGACGGAGACAAGTAGGATTCATGTATCTATACATAGAAACTAGAAAGGACATGtctgatttaatttattattactaTCAAAAGTTCTGCATCATTACACGTGATTCTTGTTTGGATCTAGTGGGAATCAATTCTTTGAGTAGTTCGCTTTTACAATGGAaagtgttttattttaattattgtgtAGTTTCCTTCTCATTATCTATTTAATTCATTGCTTTTAAGGTATTAGGAAAACATTtttgagaatgcaagtacttttttgaaataattgataaaagttgtgttagggttttgattattttttgaataatgatAAACTATCTATTTACCTAACAAATGGTAAAAGCTTATTAGTTTCCACAATACCTTTCTTATATCCATATTTCAATACAAATATCTAGAAATAGCTCATTTCCTCAAAATatcttcttaaaataaaatcagagtttagtttatactttaaacaaatataattggATCTGAAATAGAATATCAAGTAACCAGAATTTCTGACAACAAAGAGAAAAGCGCAAACTAATCAGATAATCCTATAAAAATATTGTCTACACTTTTTCAGTACAAGGTACATTttcttacataaataaatatgcaATTCGATAcgtttaaaataaatcaaaactagGGGATAAATTGTTATTTTGTCAGTATCTCACATATTGGCATGAACTTGTTGGTGTTTCTTCCTTTTTGTTGATGTCTTTTTTTTATACTAAAGAATCCAAATAGTTAAAGAGGAGTCTTCAGTGTCAAAATCAGCTATTCGAGTGGAATCTTTGGTCCCTTCACCGTTACTATTCATCATGCATGCGGCCTTCGTTTTGCCCTTTGTTCATCATCTGCACTTGTTATGTCGATCGACAGAGAAGACACTCTATattgaataaatatatatatagatattcatAGAATGAATCTTTTTAAAGTATCACACGTAAAAAAAATGTCTGAAccaatttgttaaaaaaaaaattgaaatctagtaattttatttatatcaatgtaatattaaaatttctcaaattcTTGGATATTTTCAAAGATATAGTGAAATGAACTTTGTTTGTATAAAATAGTACATGTACGgaacataaattatttaatttgcgTCACAACCGAATACATTATTATTATCGCTTAattgaatttgttttgttgtttcagGCTTTCAGCAAGCATTAATTAATGCCCTAGTGTATACGGCAATGCTTATGTAaggacaacaacaaaaagacaaAGCACGACAATTGCGAGATGAATTTGTCCCAGTTtcttccttttaagcaccaaacaTGCATAGCCGCAATTTGAATGGATAAGTCTCTTTACACTCTTTAGGTAATCAATCATATATCACACACATGGATTAAAAACTATTGAGTTCAATAATAAATGCAGTAACAATCAAATAAGCAAAACAATAATCTAGTGGAACTGTCGCAGTTGGTGATTGGCTTATTCTAATTAATCGTTTCATCGGTAATCCATTAACCAAGTCGTTGCACTGGCACCTTTAATGTCGCCAACAAACAAAACATCTAGTggcagttcaaaaaaaaaatgtgacaaGAGTAACGTTGGAAGAGAATTATATATGCTATATGGTGTTTTATCAAATATCcaacaaaaatattacattcCACTAAGCATACTCAAAGAGAGGATGAGTAAATACTAAATATTATTACAAGCTTGATTATGAGTCCTTAATCCGCATTTGGATGTTCACCTAGAATTCATTCCTTCGTAAGGGCAATATGAGTCGAATAAGGAGGAAAGTTGATCGTTGTCAATGAAAGAGAATTGATGAGACGTAGTACTAGTCTCACCATAATAGTAGTGATCCTGAtgatattgataatcatcaaataTCATCTCGTCTTGCCAAACCAATGACAAGTCGCCATCAGTTGAAGAACCCTCACTAGAGTCTTTAATCTGATCACCATTGTTATTCTCCTCCTCCTGCTTCACCATACCTACGATCAGACTGCTGATATCGTTCTCTTGCTCTTGTACATTTGCATTGACATGGTCCTGTTGAGAAGTGGCTGCAGCCAGTGAGTTGTCCGAATCCATGGTTATCTCGGTCTTCACTTGCGTTTGTTCACCAAGAGTACATGTGTGGTTGCCTATGTATGTGATTTGAAACATCTCAGGGTTTTGCTCAAGTTTCTGAACTTGCTTGGTTGCTTTGCATCCTTGTGTTGGTTTGTGTGTGCATCTAAAGTAACTCCTGTAAACATAAAAACACACACTGATTTAGACCTTTTTATCTTGTAAATGTGTcctatatataaacatatacatgGAGTAAAGATTAAGTACCTTGGGAACTTGGAATTAAGAATCTCCTTTTGTCCATATTTCCTCCAAGCATATATATCTTCATCAATTCTTTTAGCTTGCACGGTCCAAGTATGCGATCTCTTCCTGcaaataataagtaaaaatttattaattaatagttaATCCAGTTTAGCAAATACAATTACTAATCAACTGTAAACAGTATATAAACCACAACACtaaatgaaacaaataaaattcgGTTCCTAGCATTGATTGGTCCAATCCAATCCATCATATTCATACAATTCTCTATCACTACCATGATCAAAAACAGTAATTGTAATCTTACTATTATTATAGATTATGAGGAAATCAAATACATATCTTAACATTTACGATAAGTCATTTCAATATGGGGCACTACCAGAATATATGAactgaaatgatttttttttttgaaaaatatccaTATAAAAAGTAGATTAAACCATTTTACACGAATGGAAAAATATAAAACGATAAATCTATATTTGAATTAAACTATTTCCACTTACTTTCTTATGTAGCATCCTCTTTTACCCTTACCAACCCCAAGTCTCTTTCTACTATCTCCGGAATCTCCACCGTTGCAACTCGCCGGAGCCGCCGAGTCATCGCCACATGAAGCATTTCGTGAACCCTCTACGGCCACAGGGAAAGCAACGTCGGGGACGAGGTCAAAAGAATCAAGAACCAATATGGTTTTATGGAAAGATCCCAAGATCTTAGTGATGAGCTCATTGGCGAGATCTGAATCACCAGAGAGTAAACCCGTCTCGATGTGGTGATTAGAGAGAAGAAGCCGAAGCTGAGTACTGAATTTGCAGCCTTCCACGAGGTCGTCTACAACGTTTCTCTTTATAGCTTTTGTGTTGTTACTATTtgaatccatttttttttgttacaacaaGCTttcttttctagtttttttttttggtatgatGATATGAACTTATGAAGATGAGAAAATGGTTGTAATATAGTGATGATAGATTCTTTTTtgggggtttgggtttgatcaagagagagagaaggatcaTAGGAAGATGCTTAGGAAAGAGATACGAGGGAGAGCGTAATTATACTGGTTTTGAGGGTATAATGGGTAACGTGATAAAACTTGCTTATGAATTATAATGAATTCGAGGGTATAACGGGAAAGTGGTAGTTTATTTACTCTCTTATTGGCTTACCAGAGCTTTGCTGATGTCACTGCGTTGAGGTGGAATGACGTCACCGATCTCCTTAACACGTTGGAGAGTTTGgtggttgtgtttgttttttaattatccTTTCTTcccgtatttatttatttatttaattccaTGACAACGATCTCAAACAACTTGGTTAggttttctctttatttttttatttttgttaaattataaagctaaaacttttgtaaattgacaatcaatttgttttcattggcaTGAGATCACATTCAAGAAGAGACATGTAGACAAGATATTTCACACCAACAAGCAAAATCTTTATTTAGAGTTATCGAGCAAGTAACTTTTGATGTCCAGCATTCCCATAAGACCAATTATTGATGTGTCAATGTGTCGCGTATGTGTAGTGTCGTACGATTTTTTTACAAAAGTAGAAGGATTCATTAGGAACCCCACGATCGAAAATTCTCATAGAATGAACCTTTGAAATATTTAATGGATAagattaaattattaaactag is from Brassica napus cultivar Da-Ae chromosome A4, Da-Ae, whole genome shotgun sequence and encodes:
- the LOC106437278 gene encoding probable WRKY transcription factor 54; the encoded protein is MDSNSNNTKAIKRNVVDDLVEGCKFSTQLRLLLSNHHIETGLLSGDSDLANELITKILGSFHKTILVLDSFDLVPDVAFPVAVEGSRNASCGDDSAAPASCNGGDSGDSRKRLGVGKGKRGCYIRKKRSHTWTVQAKRIDEDIYAWRKYGQKEILNSKFPRSYFRCTHKPTQGCKATKQVQKLEQNPEMFQITYIGNHTCTLGEQTQVKTEITMDSDNSLAAATSQQDHVNANVQEQENDISSLIVGMVKQEEENNNGDQIKDSSEGSSTDGDLSLVWQDEMIFDDYQYHQDHYYYGETSTTSHQFSFIDNDQLSSLFDSYCPYEGMNSR
- the LOC106395037 gene encoding WRKY transcription factor 55-like, whose protein sequence is MEEVMSMIFQGLKLVKELESSLPEKSLEALSTSLDEITRTFGDANERLKIVLEFRNSVVVSCSDQLLMQNEPGLMQEYWLRCGGSTSSQGTGAVTQRQIMAVEDGGRNLTAVERSGGSGSNPSTPRQRRRKNEGGEHVVLVAALRTGNINLPPDDNHTWRKYGQKEILGSKFPRAYYRCTHQKLYNCPAKKQVQRLNDDPFTFRVNYRGSHTCHIYSTAPTASTAAPTTPVTTSFSLDYGPPFFDMADAMMFGSSGIGANMDIYSFNDPSHHDDHCYRRSEDGDDGDK